AACGGGTTCTTTGGTAACGGTCAGCTTTGGCAGCCGGGCTCTTGGCTCGCTCACGGTGTTCATGAACGTCACGGACCTCGCTGGTAACGGCTACGCCAACCAGGGAGACTCATATTCGCTTACTACCAGCGGAGGGAACTTCTCGAATGCGGTGACCTATGAGGTCTTCCTGATGCACGGTCCGACAGGGTCCCTGATCGACTCCATGCCCTTCCTGGGCGACTGAGCAGCTCGAGCAAGGCTTTTCAGCCCATCTAGCATATGCCTGAGCGTGAGCGCACCAGGGCCTGGTCTGGACATCATGAACGCCTCAGAGGCGGAGGCGTTCGTAATAGAGCTCCTCAGGCAGAGGGGCCCGCTCAGCACAATGGAAATCGAGAAGCTCGCGCGCAAGGAGCACAAGCGTTGTCCCGACCAGACGGTCATTTTCTTGACGAAGATGCGGAAGAAGGGCATGATCAAGGGCGAGGCCTCGATTGAGAAACGAGGCTGGGTCTGGTGGGTGCCCTAGTGAACAGCGAAGAGAACGTCCGGGTCTAATAGAGCATGACCGAGGTCTTGGCGATCTGGTCCGTCCACTTCTGCCTCGGGTCCTTCGTGTCAACAGCCATGCCGATGATCCAGTCCAGGAGCAGGAGTACCACGAAGATCTTGGATATGTTCCTGAGAATCGCCTTGGCGAAATCCACCTTCCCCGTCGTGGAAACTGTCTTCAGATGGAGCAGCATCTTGCCAACCGTTCCCCCTATCGTAGCGTCGAAGAGCGCGCAGTACAGGAAGAACAGGCCTCCTGCGAAGAACCAGGGGTAAAACAGAGGGGTCCCCAGCACCCGGAAAAGGATCGAAATTGGTGCATAGATGATCAGCGCGTCGATGATGATGGCCGCGAACCTGCGGGCCCAGTGTTCCTGGAGCGCCTTGTCCTGGCTCAGGTAGTCGAATCCTGTTACCATGCTAAATCAGCCTCCTTTCTCGGATGCCCCGCTCATGTATATTACTTTCCATCTGGAAAGCGTGGTGCCACTCGGATCGCCCGTCTTTCATCACATGTCAGCATGAAAGTTCTCGTCATCGTGGCGTGGGCATAATCGCATCCCCTGCCTTAAGAACCATCGGCCAGGTCCGCTCGGCCGAGGCCCATTACTTTATGCTGGCCTTGGCACTACTGGTCAAAGCGATGGCAGAGATAAGGCTCTTCGCTCTTATGGAGCGGGAGGACGACCCGAAGAAGTGCACCGCTGCAAAGCTGGTCAGGCT
This Candidatus Thermoplasmatota archaeon DNA region includes the following protein-coding sequences:
- a CDS encoding RDD family protein; the protein is MVTGFDYLSQDKALQEHWARRFAAIIIDALIIYAPISILFRVLGTPLFYPWFFAGGLFFLYCALFDATIGGTVGKMLLHLKTVSTTGKVDFAKAILRNISKIFVVLLLLDWIIGMAVDTKDPRQKWTDQIAKTSVMLY